Proteins from one Cicer arietinum cultivar CDC Frontier isolate Library 1 chromosome 3, Cicar.CDCFrontier_v2.0, whole genome shotgun sequence genomic window:
- the LOC101504994 gene encoding receptor protein kinase-like protein ZAR1 yields the protein MPVTLFFFIFLFFFHPVVSLSSDGLALLTLKSAVDGDGATAFSDWNENDPTPCHWSGISCANISDDTDPRVVGVGLAAKGLRGYLPSELGNLVYLRRLNLHTNAFHGSIPVQLFNATSLHSIFLHGNNLSGSLSPSVCNLPRLQNLDLSDNSLAGTIPESLGDCSQLQRLILAHNKFSGDIPPTPWPKLKNLVQLDLSANLLQGSIPDQIGELNSLAGTLNLSFNHLSGKIPKSLGKLPVTVSFDLRNNDLSGEIPQTGSFSNQGPTAFLNNAKLCGFPLQKTCTGSAQSEPGKNPGSARQRVNRSKKGLSPGLIILISVADAAGVALIGLVIVYVYWKKKDNSNGCSCSRKRKFGGSGNNERSNLCCFCWSLGCVKGFKSDDSDMEESEKGGGGGEGGGRGEGEGELVAIDKGFSFELDELLRASAYVLGKSGLGIVYKVVLGNGVPVAVRRLGEGGEQRYKEFAAEVQAIGKVKHPNIVKLRAYYWAQDEKLLISDFISNGNLANALRGRNGQPSPNLSWSTRLKIAKGTARGLAYLHECSPRKFVHGDIKPSNILLDTNFQPLISDFGLNRLISITGNNPSTGGFMGGALPYFKSSQTERINNYKAPEAKVPGCRPTQKWDVYSFGVVLLELLTGKSPDSSPGASTSVEVPDLVRWVKKGFEQESPLSEMVDPSLLQEIHAKKEVLAVFHVALSCTEGDPEVRPRMKTVSENLEKIGS from the exons ATGCCCGTTACTCtattcttcttcatttttcttttctttttccatcCCGTCGTTTCTCTCTCCTCCGACGGCCTCGCTCTTCTAACTCTTAAATCCGCCGTCGACGGCGACGGCGCAACCGCATTTTCCGACTGGAACGAAAACGACCCCACGCCGTGCCACTGGTCCGGCATAAGCTGTGCAAACATCTCCGACGATACGGACCCTCGCGTCGTCGGAGTTGGTCTCGCCGCCAAAGGCCTCCGTGGTTACCTCCCGTCGGAGCTCGGAAACTTAGTCTATCTCCGTCGCCTGAACCTCCACACCAATGCCTTCCATGGTTCCATTCCCGTTCAGCTCTTCAATGCCACTTCCCTTCACAGCATATTCCTCCACGGTAACAATCTCTCCGGTAGCCTCTCTCCCTCCGTCTGCAACCTCCCACGCCTCCAAAATCTCGACCTCTCCGATAACTCCCTCGCCGGAACCATCCCGGAGTCCCTCGGAGACTGTTCCCAGCTCCAGCGCCTTATTCTCGCACATAACAAATTTTCCGGCGACATTCCGCCGACTCCATGGCCGAAGCTAAAAAACCTCGTTCAACTCGACCTCTCCGCGAATCTTCTACAAGGTTCGATTCCAGACCAAATCGGCGAACTAAACTCCCTCGCCGGAACCCTAAACCTCTCATTCAACCACCTATCAGGTAAAATCCCAAAGTCTCTAGGAAAATTACCGGTGACCGTTAGCTTCGATCTTCGGAACAACGATCTAAGCGGCGAAATTCCTCAAACTGGGTCGTTTTCGAATCAGGGACCCACCGCGTTTCTCAACAATGCGAAACTCTGTGGGTTTCCTCTACAAAAAACATGTACCGGTTCAGCGCAGAGTGAACCGGGAAAAAATCCCGGTTCAGCTCGACAACGCGTGAACCGGTCTAAAAAAGGGTTGAGTCCCGGTTTAATCATTCTTATATCGGTAGCTGATGCTGCTGGTGTGGCTTTAATTGGGCTTGTTATTGTGTATGTGTATtggaagaagaaagataattcaAATGGGTGTAGTTGTAGTAGGAAGAGAAAATTTGGTGGTAGTGGAAACAATGAAAGATcaaatttgtgttgtttttgtTGGTCTTTAGGGTGTGTTAAAGGGTTTAAAAGTGATGATTCTGATATGGAAGAGAGTGAGAAAGGTGGTGGAGGAGGAGAAGGTGGTGGAAGAGGGGAAGGTGAAGGTGAATTGGTGGCAATTGATAAAGGTTTTAGCTTTGAACTTGATGAATTGTTGAGAGCTTCTGCATATGTGTTAGGGAAAAGTGGGTTAGGGATTGTGTATAAGGTGGTACTTGGAAATGGTGTTCCTGTGGCTGTGAGGAGATTAGGGGAAGGTGGTGAACAAAGGTATAAGGAGTTTGCTGCTGAGGTTCAAGCTATTGGCAAAGTGAAACACCCTAATATTGTGAAGTTGAGAGCTTATTACTGGGCTCAAGATGAGAAGCTTTTGATTAGTGATTTCATCTCAAATGGCAATTTGGCTAATGCTCTTAGAG GGAGAAATGGGCAACCATCTCCAAATCTTTCATGGTCAACCAGGCTGAAAATAGCCAAAGGAACAGCCAGAGGTTTAGCTTATCTCCATGAATGCAGTCCAAGAAAATTTGTTCATGGTGACATCAAACCCTCCAATATCCTTCTTGACACAAACTTCCAACCCCTCATTTCTGATTTCGGTCTTAACCGGCTGATCAGCATCACCGGCAACAATCCCTCCACCGGCGGTTTTATGGGCGGAGCTCTTCCTTACTTTAAGTCATCACAAACCGAGCGAATCAACAACTATAAAGCTCCTGAAGCCAAAGTACCAGGATGCAGACCCACCCAAAAGTGGGACGTCTATTCGTTTGGAGTTGTGTTACTCGAACTGCTCACTGGGAAATCCCCAGATTCTTCTCCAGGAGCATCAACTTCCGTGGAAGTACCTGATTTGGTAAGGTGGGTAAAGAAAGGGTTTGAACAAGAAAGCCCTTTATCTGAAATGGTTGATCCATCACTTCTTCAAGAAATTCATGCCAAGAAAGAAGTTCTAGCTGTGTTCCATGTAGCACTATCATGCACTGAGGGAGACCCTGAGGTCAGGCCTAGAATGAAAACTGTCTCTGAAAATCTCGAAAAAATTGGAtcataa